The stretch of DNA CCGTTGAAGGCGACCGCCGACTCACGCGAAGACCGTCGGGACGTTCGAGGAATGCGCCGGTCCGCCGGGTCGAGCGATGTGGAAACGGGTGCCGGGCGCAACGAGGGCGATGACCCCGCCGCTGAGCCGAGCCGAGGCACGAAGCGGTCCCGTACCAGGAGGATGCACGGGACGAAGCCACTCGACCTGCCGCCGACCGACCATCTCGTGCTCCTGGCCCCGGACCCGAAGGGCTACTCCGCCCTCAGCCGCTTCGTCACCGACGGCCAGTACAGGGGGAAGAAGGACGCACCCCGGTACTCGTATGGCGAGCTCGAGGCGGCAGGGCGGGAGGGGAAGATCGTCGCGCTGAGCGGCTGCCACCAGGGAGCGGTCGCCAGGGCGGCCCAGGCAGGCGATCTCGCTGCGGCGATGGCGGCGGCGGCCCGACTCCGCGAGCTGTTCCCCGGCCGCTTCTTCGTTGAGTTGTGGCACCACGGGATGCCGGAGGACGACGCCCGTAACGACCTCCTCGCTGAGGTGGCAGCCCGGTTGGGACTGCCGACGGTCGCTACGAACAACGTCCACTACGCAGACAGGCGCGACGCCGACTTGTCGGAGGTGCTCGCCGCTATCGGGGGGCGTCGCAACCTCGACGTGGCAGACGGGTTCCGGCCGGCAACCGACGAGCGCTTCCTCAAGCCGGCAGGGGAGATGGTGCGCCGGCTCGGCCGCTATCGGGGCGCCGTCGAGCGCGCTGCCGAGCTCGGGGCCGAGCTCGCCTTCGATCTCGACCTGATCACCCCGCAGCTCCCCGACTTCCCGATGCCGGACGCCTTCCGATCCGAGGACGCATACCTGCGTCACCTGGTCGACGAGGGGGCGAGGCAGGTGTATCCGGGCAGCGGCCGTGATGGGATCGACGCTCGAGCGAGGGCACGCCTCGACCACGAGCTTTCCGTCATCGAGGAGCTCGGTTTCGCGGGCTTCTTCCTGGTGGCGTGGGACATCGTGAGCTTCGCCCGGAGCCGGGACATCATCTGCCAGATCCGCGGCTCGGGGGCCGATTCCGCCGTGTGCCGGTGCATCGGGCTGACGCGGGTCGACCCGATCCGCCTCCATCTCCCGTTCGAGCGCTTCCTCTCGCAGGAGCGAGGCAGGCCCCCCGACATCGACATCGACTTCGAGGCGGAGCGCCGCGAGGAGGTGATCCAGTACTGCTACCAGCGTTACGGGCGGGAGAGAGCCGCCATGGTGTCGAACGTCATCACGTATCGGGCGCGATCCGTCCTCCAGGACGTCGGCAAGGCGTTTGGGCTGACCCAGGCCCAGGTGAACGCCCTCACGAAGTACGTCGACACCCACAGCACCCGCAACCTCCGGGACGTCGTTGCCCTGCCGGTTGGGCTCAGGTCCGATCTCATCTACGACGTGTGCCACCGTCTCGACGGCTTCCCGAGGCACCTCGGCATTCACTCGGGAGGGATGGTCGTCGCCAAGCGGCCGCTCTGGGAGACGGTTCCGATCGAGTGGGGCCGGATGGAGGACCGCACGGTGTTGCAGTGGGACAAGGACGATTGCGCGGCGATGGGCATCGTCAAGTTCGACCTCCTCGCTCTCGGAGCGCTCAACGCCGTCCACCTCTCGGTCGATGCGATCCGCGACGTGCACGGCGTCGACGTCGACCTGGCGACGATCCCGCAGGAGCCGGTGATCTACGAGATGATGACGAGAGCTGACACCGTCGGGGTGTTCCAGATCGAATCGCGCGCCCAGATGGCGACGCTGCCCCGGCTGAAGCCGAAGACGTTCTACGACCTGGCGATCGAAGTAGCGCTCATCCGACCCGGGCCGATCCAGGGCCACTCCGTCCATCCGTTCCTGCGGCGCCGCAACGGCGAGGAGCCGATTCGCTACCCGCACCCGCTCACCGAGGAGATCCTCGAGAAGACGCTCGGCGTCCCCGTCTTCCAGGAGCAGCTCATGGAGCTGGCGCGGATCTGCGCCGGGTTCACGGCAGGCCAGTCCGACCGGCTCCGCCAGGCGATGACTCACAAGCGGTCGGACGAGGCGATGGCGAAGCTGCGCGACGAGGTGCTCGCCGGGATGGCGGGCAACGGGATCATCGGCGCAGCAGCCGAGGAGATATGGGAGAAGCTGCAGGGATTCGCCTCGTTCGGATTTCCGGAGTCGCACTCCGTCTCGTTCGCGTACATCGTGTACATGACGTCGTGGCTCAAGTACCACTGGCCGACGGAGTTCTTCGCCGGCTTGCTGAACGCCCAGCCGATGGGGTTCTACTCGCCGAACTCGCTGCTCCAGGATGCCATCCACCACGGGGTCGTGGTGCTCCCGCCCGACGTCAACGAGTCCTACTTCGACTGCACGGTCGAGCTCCTCGATGCCGACCACGACGACGTCGTCGAGTACCTGGGGATGCGATGGCGTCGGGGGAGAGGCGCCATCACCGATCCCGTCAGGCAGGCGGTCGGGCTGCGCGTCGGGCTGCGCTATGTACGCAACCTCGGCGACGCCGAGATCGCCCGTGTCGAGGCGGCCCGGCTGATCGGGGGCCGGTTCACGTCCCCGGAGGACCTGGCGCAGCGGTCGGGCATCCCGGTCGACGGCCTGGAGGGGCTTGCGGCGTCCGGAGCGCTCTCCTGCCTGGGGTTGGGGAGGCGCGACGGGATGTGGGCGGCAGGCGCGCTGGCCGAGCTCGGGCCGGGACGGTTGCCGCTCGCCGAAGGGACGGCCGCCCCTTCGCTGCCGGCGATGAGCCGGTACGACGATGTACAGGCAGACCTGTGGTCGACCTCGATGTCGTCGACCCATCCGGTCTCGTTCCTACGCGAGAAGCTCGAAGAGGCGAGGTGCATGACGGTCTCGGATGCTCTGAGGCTCCGCAAGCACGGGACGCGGGCGAGAGTCGGCGGGATCATCACGCACCGGCAGCGGCCGAGCACGTCGAATGGGGTGCGTTTCCTCAACCTCGAAGACGAGACGGGGCTGCTCAACGTCGTCGTCCTCCCTCCGGCTTGGGACGCCAACTACGAGTTGGCGCGCAAGGCGGTCGGAGTGGTCATCGAAGGACTGCTCGAGTTCCGGGACGGTGTGACCAATCTCGTCGCCCACCGCTTCGAGCATTGGCCGGTCGCCGGGATCACGAGCCGCGACTTCCGTTGATTCGAGCACCCGCTCGGTAGTGTCGCCCCAATGGAAGCCGACTTCGCCGCCCGCCTCCCGAAGGCCGAGCTCCACCTGCACATCGAGGGAACCCTCGAGCCGGAGCTCATGTTCTCGATCGCGGCGCGCAACCGCCTGGCGCTGCCGTTCCCGTCCATCGAGGCCTTGCGGGCCGCCTACGAGTTCACGAACCTCCAGTCGTTCCTCGACCTCTACTACCAGGGCGCTGCCGTACTCATCGAGGAGCAGGACTTCTACGACCTGGCGTGGGCGTACTTCGAGAGGGCGGCGGCGGACGGGGTGCGCAGGGCCGAGTTCTTCTTCGACCCGCAGACCCACACCTCGCGCGGTGTCCCGATGGCGAACGTGGTGCTCGGGCTGACCGGCGCCGCCGCCGATGCCAGGGAGATCGGCGTCGACGCCGCCCCGATCATGTGCTTCCTGCGTCATCTCAGCGCAGCCGATGCGATGAAGGCACTCGACGAGGCGTCCGAGTGGCTCCATCTCCTGCTCGGCGTGGGCCTCGACTCGTCCGAGGTCGGCCACCCGCCTTCGA from Acidimicrobiia bacterium encodes:
- a CDS encoding error-prone DNA polymerase encodes the protein MVSYAELHCHTNYSFLDGASHPERIVERAAELDLSALGVTDHDGFRGVVKVHQMARVLGLPIVYGTEVGMPLKATADSREDRRDVRGMRRSAGSSDVETGAGRNEGDDPAAEPSRGTKRSRTRRMHGTKPLDLPPTDHLVLLAPDPKGYSALSRFVTDGQYRGKKDAPRYSYGELEAAGREGKIVALSGCHQGAVARAAQAGDLAAAMAAAARLRELFPGRFFVELWHHGMPEDDARNDLLAEVAARLGLPTVATNNVHYADRRDADLSEVLAAIGGRRNLDVADGFRPATDERFLKPAGEMVRRLGRYRGAVERAAELGAELAFDLDLITPQLPDFPMPDAFRSEDAYLRHLVDEGARQVYPGSGRDGIDARARARLDHELSVIEELGFAGFFLVAWDIVSFARSRDIICQIRGSGADSAVCRCIGLTRVDPIRLHLPFERFLSQERGRPPDIDIDFEAERREEVIQYCYQRYGRERAAMVSNVITYRARSVLQDVGKAFGLTQAQVNALTKYVDTHSTRNLRDVVALPVGLRSDLIYDVCHRLDGFPRHLGIHSGGMVVAKRPLWETVPIEWGRMEDRTVLQWDKDDCAAMGIVKFDLLALGALNAVHLSVDAIRDVHGVDVDLATIPQEPVIYEMMTRADTVGVFQIESRAQMATLPRLKPKTFYDLAIEVALIRPGPIQGHSVHPFLRRRNGEEPIRYPHPLTEEILEKTLGVPVFQEQLMELARICAGFTAGQSDRLRQAMTHKRSDEAMAKLRDEVLAGMAGNGIIGAAAEEIWEKLQGFASFGFPESHSVSFAYIVYMTSWLKYHWPTEFFAGLLNAQPMGFYSPNSLLQDAIHHGVVVLPPDVNESYFDCTVELLDADHDDVVEYLGMRWRRGRGAITDPVRQAVGLRVGLRYVRNLGDAEIARVEAARLIGGRFTSPEDLAQRSGIPVDGLEGLAASGALSCLGLGRRDGMWAAGALAELGPGRLPLAEGTAAPSLPAMSRYDDVQADLWSTSMSSTHPVSFLREKLEEARCMTVSDALRLRKHGTRARVGGIITHRQRPSTSNGVRFLNLEDETGLLNVVVLPPAWDANYELARKAVGVVIEGLLEFRDGVTNLVAHRFEHWPVAGITSRDFR
- a CDS encoding adenosine deaminase yields the protein MEADFAARLPKAELHLHIEGTLEPELMFSIAARNRLALPFPSIEALRAAYEFTNLQSFLDLYYQGAAVLIEEQDFYDLAWAYFERAAADGVRRAEFFFDPQTHTSRGVPMANVVLGLTGAAADAREIGVDAAPIMCFLRHLSAADAMKALDEASEWLHLLLGVGLDSSEVGHPPSKFAAVFDAARQAGLRLVAHAGEEGPPEYIWEALDVLGVSRIDHGVLCLADDALVERLAAEQTPLTVCPLSNVALRVVGAIEDHPLARMLDSGLNVSVNSDDPAYFGGYVADNYRAVASGLGLSDATLATIAANSLRSAFLDEGATLALLADLDRM